Part of the Scrofimicrobium sp. R131 genome is shown below.
GGCGTGGTGCCCAGCCCGCGGGACTTCCCCGACGGTGACCGGTTCGCCCCGCGTTCCTCGCACCCGGATCAAGATCCGAGCCTGCGACCCCGACTCGTCGACGTGGGTCACGATCACCGCTTTGCCACGGTCGTGCCCGACGACCTGCTAATTGAGGACCCGAACGGGGTTCGCGCCCTCCTCGCCCAGGTGTCCGGCTCAGATTCCCAGGAGGTACAGGCATGAGCCCCGACCAGAGCGCACCCATCATTGAGTTGCGCGACGTAGACGTCACCTTCAAGACGCGGACCGGTTCCCTGATTCACCCGAACCTGGTGCGGGCAGTTCAGGGGGTTAGCCTCTCCCTGATGCCGGGTCAAACCATCGGCCTGGTGGGCGAGTCCGGCTCGGGCAAGTCCACCACCGCCAACGTGATGTGCGGACTCCAGGCCCCCACCTCCGGCCAGGTGTTCTTCAAGGGCGAGGAGGTGACCAAGCGCAGTGCTAAGGACCGGAAGCGAATTGGCCGCGTCGTCTCGGTCGTCTTCCAGGACCCCGCCACCGCCCTGAACGCGCGCATGGTGGTTGAGGAGCAGCTGCTCGACCCGCTGCGCGTGCACCACGTGGGCACCGACTCGGAACGCCACGTGCGCGTGCGCGAGCTGATCGAAATGGTGGGTCTGCCCAGTTCCGTCCTGGGGGCCCTTCCCGGGCAGCTTTCCGGCGGTCAGCGTCAGCGCGTGGCCATTGCCCGCGCCCTGGCTCTGAACCCGGATGCGATCATCGCCGACGAACCTACTTCGGCCCTCGACGTCTCCGTTCGCGCCCAAATCCTGAACCTGCTCACCGACCTGAAGGATGACCTGCAGTTGGGGATGGTCTTCATCTCCCACGACATCCAGACGGTTCGCTACGTGTCCGACCAAATCATCGTGATGAACGGTGGCCTCATCGTCGAACAGGGACCGGCCGAGCAGGTCCTGCACCACCCGAAAGATCCCTATACCCGCACGCTGCTTGGCGCTGCACCCTCCCTGCTGCACCCCAGTGTGCACTGATCCTGAGAAAGGTCTGCTTAATGTCTCTTCGTGGAGTTGTTCCTCCCGTAGTTACCCCGTTGCTCCCCACCGGAGAGTTTGATCGGGAATCCTTTGATCGCAACGTCAACCGCATGCTCGACGCGGGGGTTCACGGCCTGTTCGTGATGGGATCTTCCGGTGAGGTCGCCTACTCAACTGATCGGCGCCGGGACGAGGTGACCCGTGCGGCCGTCGAGGTGGCTGCGGGGCGCGTCCCGGTTCTGGTCGGGGCGATCGACATGCAGACCGCGCGGGTGGTGGAGCAGGCTCAGCGCGCCCAGGACCTGGGGGCCGACGCCATTGTTATCACCGCTCCCTTCTACGGCCTGGGTGGTCCCGAGCAGGTGGAGCGCCACTTCCGAGTGGTGGCCGAAGCGGTCGACGCCCCCCTGTACGCCTACGACCTGCCCGTCTCGGTGCACACCAAGCTGCAGCCGGAAATGCTGGTCCGGCTTGGCGTGGACGGGGTGCTGGCCGGGGTGAAGGACTCCTCAGGGGACGACGTCTCCTTCCGCCGCCTCGTGCTGGCCAACCGGGATGCGGGCAGCCCGCTCTCGCTGCTGACCGGACACGAGGTGGTGGTGGACGGCGCCTACCTCTCCGGCGCTGACGGAGCGGTTCCGGGCCTGGGTAACGTCGACCCGCACGGCTTTGTCCGCCAGTGGGAGGCCTACCGCGCCGGCGATTGGGCCGCCGTGCAGGCCGAGCAGGACCGACTCTCACGCCTGATGGACATCACCTCGGTGGTCAAGGGCGTCAGTGGATTTGGGGCCGGGGTCGGAGCCTTCAAGACCGCGCTTCAGCTGCTGGGCGTCTTCACCAGCAACCAGATGCCGGAGCCGGTGCCCAGCCTCACCGGCGCCAACGTCGAGGCGATCGCCAACGTCCTGCGGGCCGAAGGGCTGCTGGACTGATGACCATCCTGGCCCTGGACATTGGGGGAACGAAGGTGGCTGCGGGCCTGGTGGATCTGACCGATCCACCCCGGGTCCAGCAGCGCCGCTCCCAACCCACCCGCCCCGAGCGGGGCGGCGAGCAGTTGCTGGCCGACCTCGTCCAGTTGGCCCAGGAAATGATTGCCGCGGTGCCGGCCGGATCAGTGAGCGCGATCGGGATTGGCTCGGCGGGAGTGATCGACCCCGAAACCGGGTGCGTCACCTCCGCCACCGACCTGATTCCCGGCTGGGCGGGCACGCCGCTTGGCCCCACGCTGGCTGCAGCTACCGGCCTGCCGGTCGCGGTCACCGGGGACGTGCTGGCCCACGCGTTGGGCGAGCAGGTTTACGGGGCCGGCCGGACCTACCCCTCCGCCCTGGCGGCCGGCATCGGCACCGGGGTCGGCGGGGCGCTGGTCGCCAACGGGCAGGTTCGCCACGGCGAGCACGGGGTGGCCGGCCACTTAGGCCACGTCGGCCACCG
Proteins encoded:
- a CDS encoding dihydrodipicolinate synthase family protein; translated protein: MSLRGVVPPVVTPLLPTGEFDRESFDRNVNRMLDAGVHGLFVMGSSGEVAYSTDRRRDEVTRAAVEVAAGRVPVLVGAIDMQTARVVEQAQRAQDLGADAIVITAPFYGLGGPEQVERHFRVVAEAVDAPLYAYDLPVSVHTKLQPEMLVRLGVDGVLAGVKDSSGDDVSFRRLVLANRDAGSPLSLLTGHEVVVDGAYLSGADGAVPGLGNVDPHGFVRQWEAYRAGDWAAVQAEQDRLSRLMDITSVVKGVSGFGAGVGAFKTALQLLGVFTSNQMPEPVPSLTGANVEAIANVLRAEGLLD
- a CDS encoding ROK family protein encodes the protein MTILALDIGGTKVAAGLVDLTDPPRVQQRRSQPTRPERGGEQLLADLVQLAQEMIAAVPAGSVSAIGIGSAGVIDPETGCVTSATDLIPGWAGTPLGPTLAAATGLPVAVTGDVLAHALGEQVYGAGRTYPSALAAGIGTGVGGALVANGQVRHGEHGVAGHLGHVGHRLARDLVCSCGRRGHMETIASGTGIADEYRRRTGRQLDGRAVDEAAEAGDEVARAVVTNAGLALGEVLAGLTNTWDPGVVIISGSVAKSGQTWWDAVRSGFAAQAMDPVAHTPLVPGQLGGDAPLLGAAHFAQTKSEEN
- a CDS encoding ABC transporter ATP-binding protein, which produces MSPDQSAPIIELRDVDVTFKTRTGSLIHPNLVRAVQGVSLSLMPGQTIGLVGESGSGKSTTANVMCGLQAPTSGQVFFKGEEVTKRSAKDRKRIGRVVSVVFQDPATALNARMVVEEQLLDPLRVHHVGTDSERHVRVRELIEMVGLPSSVLGALPGQLSGGQRQRVAIARALALNPDAIIADEPTSALDVSVRAQILNLLTDLKDDLQLGMVFISHDIQTVRYVSDQIIVMNGGLIVEQGPAEQVLHHPKDPYTRTLLGAAPSLLHPSVH